From the genome of Prunus persica cultivar Lovell chromosome G8, Prunus_persica_NCBIv2, whole genome shotgun sequence:
taaattcaaatttgaatttctcatcctctcaattttgttattaaaCCATAAATCTTAGTTATTAGGGGCGTTAGTTGGATTGGCCCAAGTCTTTGGTGTACTCATAAGTGGTTCTGAGTTCAAACCCTCACGGTACTCTATGTGTGTGAGTTTCACCCCTCTCCATTCCTAACTTtagtaacccaaaaaaaaaaaaaaaccataaatcaatattcttgTTGACACCGAAAAATCAGATGCTCACATCACATTAAAGTGAAGCCGAATTAAACTTGACTTGCCTTAGAAggaattatgaaaaaaaaaaatgtaagtaGTGCCTTCACTCTAGGTTTCAATTCCTTCATCTCTTGCTATCTCTTGGATTAAACATATCAATTTTCATTAACAAGAAACTTGTAGTTCAAGTGATTTAGATCAATAAATATACACGAGATCCTGTATTTTAATTCCTCATTCCCCAATAGTAGcttgtatttaaaaagaatattaccttttaattttaaaaagttagGATAACTATTAAGATTCTTAAACTGTGTGCACAtcacttttctttcttaacaacaaaatatgaaaataaaaaaaataaaaaatttaaagaggaaatattttttatcatCACCCATTGGGGCCATCCCtttctttatttatctttttgaaaaagagtacaaaaaATAGCAAGGAAATCATCCGAAACTCAAATATGAGAGGTAGGTACAATAGCGTAATCTTTAAAAAAGATTCGCGGCATGAACCAAACACAAGGAAACaatttaaaagagaaaaaaccaaaagaatcTTGGGCCATCCCTTTCCTTGGCCCACAAGATAAAAGCcctccaatttcatttttgagATCCGAGAATGCATTTTGTagcttaattaaaatacagtttcaaaaaataaaaacaaagaaaacgtGCTTGGTAACATAAACAATGTATGTGTCACTTATCTCaacttttttgcaattttcattgaaaataaatcattTAATCAGCTTGTAAGCCAAttgtaaaattcattttgtccaatccagaagaaaaaaagtgtaaatcaacaaataaaatagaattATAATGGTTTTTAAAGGCTAAAATTATcctaaacaaaaactaaagagAACTGTAGCAAACACAAAAACGTCAGAGCTTCCTAGAGACCCTGGGataattgattttttctttggggTCAATATAATTGATTATTTTATGTTACATCATTATAGTTGCTAATGGAGATTCttcaataagtattttatgttaagaATTGGTTACATACTTGTAATCTCGTTCGTTGAATTATATTAATGAAATGCATTAGTCCAACtatggaaattaaaaatatgcaACTACTACTTAACTTGAATATTtattggagaatttctctagTTACTAATATAACCAAACCACTGGTAATTTCGATCTGAACACCACTGGTTGTTTTGTTAGCTCCCAAAAGTCTTGGAGAAATTTCATTCCCTCAACTGAAAttagaaagataaaaaatgCAAGGAGGTGTTCCGTCGCCAAGACTCACATCGTTGATGTCTTTCAAGTGGGAGGTCAATTGGCAAACGTGATTGTGGGCACTGTGTCTGAATCTGATAGATGATGTGAGAGAAGGTATGTTGAGTAATTCTAGCTGGTTATGTTTATTGAGTACTTTGCTGCTATCAAATATTTATGAATCTACAATCTGGGCATGATAAATCAATGAAAAAGAGGAGTTTCGGAAGAAAAATCTCTTATGCCGGAAAACCATTTTCCGTGTTTTCATCTTTGGTCTACCGAGCGCGTTTTCCGTCTCTTCTCTCACTTGGGAAGAAAAAGACCGCACAAAACCAACTTCAAGCCTATTAATAATTCTAGTCCTATTCCTATTCTTATTCCTATTCCGTCAAGGAAACCCAAATGCCTCTCTTTATATTAATCTCATGCCTCACAACACAAACTTTGCCCTTCATTGCAGGTTTGCAGCAAACTGTTGGAGAGCAGAGTGAGTTTTGAAGATACAAATACTCGCAATAATCACAGAATCACAACAATGGTGTTCATCGCATCCCCCAACcacaaaaccctaaccctaaaccTAAACCCAAACACCACCACCCTCCAAGCTCTGAAATTCCAAATTGAACAAATTTCCAACGTACCCATCTCTCACCAGCGCCTATTCATCTCCCAAAGCCTCCAATTGTTGACCCAAAGAGACTCCACCCTCCTCGCTGACCTTGGCATCAAACCCTACTCTACCCTAACCCTCCACGTCCCCTTCTTCGGTGGCACCCTACCCCACAAAAATCCCAAACCCCGCCTTGATTTCCTCAATTCCAAGCCTCCTGAGGGTTATGTCGCTGGGCTTGGCCGTGGTGCTTCTGGGTTCACCACAAGGTCCGACATTGGGCCTGCCCGATCTGCCCCCGAGCTGCCCGATAGGGCAATTGGGCAGCTTGAGGAAGCAGGGGAGGAAAAAGGGTACGATGAGAATCAGCAATTTGATGATTTTGAAGGCAACGATGTTGGGTTGTTGGCACCAGATGCCAAActggatgaagatgatgagaagGCTGATGCAATGTGGAAAGCAGTTGATGAGAGAATGGACTCCAGGAGAAAGGACAGGAGAGAGGCTCTGTTAAGAGAAGAGATTGAAAAGTACAGAGCTTCCAATCCCAAGATTACAGAGCAGTTTGCAAGTTTGAAGAGGAATTTGCACACATTGTCTGCCCAAGAATGGGAGAGTATACCTGAAATTGGGGATTATTCAATGAGAAACAAGAAGAGGAGGTTTGAGAGCTTTGTGCCGGTGCTGGATACCCTTTTGGAGAAGGCAACGCAGGAGAAAGAGCTTGTTACTGCAATAGATCCCACTAGTACAGATTTGACTGCCGTGAGGCAGGGCAGAGATATAGTGTTGTCTTTGAAATTGGATAGGATTTCGGATTCTGTCTTGGGGTTGACAGTTGTTGACCCAAAAGGGTATCTTACTGATCTTAAAAGTATGAGCATCACAAGTAATACAGACGTTCATGATAAAAACAAGGCTAGATTGTTGATGACGAGTTTAATGAAGTCAAATCCTAAGAACCCACGTGTGTGGATTTCGGCAGCAAGGTTTGAGGAAGTGGCAGGAAAGATGAAGGCAGCCAGGAAATTGATTCAGGAAGGGTGTGATGAGTGCCCTAAGAGTGAGGATGTGTGGTTGGAGGCTTGTAGGCTTGCTAGCCCCAAAGATGCTAAGGCTGTTATTACTAAGGGAGTTAAATTTATTCCCAATTCAGTCAACTTGTGGATGGAGGCTGCGAAATTGGAGCGTGATGATTTGAACAAGAGCAGGGTCTTGAGGAAAGGGTTGGAACACATTCCTGATTCTGTTAGGCTGTGGAAGGCGGTCGTGGATCTAGCGAATGAGGAGGATGCTAGAAGTTTGCTCAAAAGGGCTGTGGAGTGTTGTCCATTGCACATTGAATTCTGGCTTGCACTCACAAGATTGGAAACTTATGAGAACGCCAAGAAGGTCCTCAATAAGGCAAGGGAGAATCTATCGGAGGAGCCTGCAATTTGGATCACGGCAGCAAAGTTGGAAGAAGCTAATGGGAATGTGTCCATGGTTGGGAAGATTATTGAAAGAGGTATAAGGGCTTTGCAAAAAACAGCGGTTATTATTGATAGAGAAGCATGGATGAAAGAGGCTGAAGCTGCTGAACGTGCAGGGTCTATAATGACTTGCCAAGCTATCATTCGGAGCGCAATTGGGATTGGTGTGGAGGAGGAAGATAGGAAGAGGACATGGGTTTCTGATGCAGAGGACTTCATGAAAAAAGGTTCCATTGAAACAGCCCGAGCAATTTATGCGCATGCACTTACTGTCTTTTTAACCAAGAAGAGCATATGGAGGAAAGCAGCTCAGCTTGAAAAGAGCCATGGTTCTAGGGAATCTCTTGTTGCTTTGCTTCGTAAAGCAGTGACATATTGCCCACAGGCTGAAAACTTGTGGCTTTTTGGTGCTAAGGAGAAGTGGCTTTCAGGGGACGTGCCTGCTGCCCGTGCAATCCTCCAAGAAGCTTATGCTGCCGTTCCCAACTCTCAAGAAATTTGGCTTGCTGCGTTTAAACTTGAGTTTGAGAATCACGAATCCGAGAGAGCTAAGATGCTTCTTGCCAAAGCCCGAGAAAGGGGAGGTAACGAAAGAGTATGGATGAAATCTGCAATTGTTGAGAGGGAATTAGGGAACATTGATGAGGAGAGGAAGTTTCTTGCTGAAGGCTTGAAGCGCTTCCCATCATTCTTTAAATTGTGGTTAATGCTTGGACAGCTAGAGGAACGGCTTGAtcatttggaaaaagccaaaaaggCCTATCACTCAGGTCTGAAGCACTGCCCCAATTCTCTACAACTCTGGCTTTCTCTCGCTAATCTAGAGGAGAAAATGATTGGGCTGAGTAAAGCTCGCGCAGTTCTCACAATTGCCAGGAAGAAGAACCCTCAGAACCCTGAACTGTGGCTTGCTTCTGTTCGAGCTGAATTGAGGCATGGCAAGAAGAAGGAATCTGATATTTTGATGGCAAAGGCTTTGCAGGAGTGTCCCAATAGTGGTATCTTGTGGGCAGCAGCTCTCGAGATGGTAGCTCGTCCCCAACGGAAGGCAAAGAGTAAAGATGCCCTTGAGAAATGTCGTCATGATCCCCatgttgttgctgctgtggCCAAGTTATTATGGCATGACAGGAAGTTGGACAAAGCTAGGAATTGGCTCAACATGGCAGTAATGTTTGCCCCCGATATTGGGGATTTTTGGGCTTTATACTACAAATTTGAACTTCAGCATGGTACTGAGGAGAACCAAAAGGATGTATTGAACAGATGCATTGCTGCAGGGCCAAAGCATGGAGAAAAATGGCAACCTATTTCAAAGGCCGTGGAGAACTCCCATCAACCAATTGAAGCTATCTTGAAGAAAGTTGTGGCGGCAgcagaaaataataaacagTAGTTCTGCTTATCATAGAGGTATAAAAATTAACCTGTGCTTCTGATTTTTGCTACTTAGAAGTAGTTGGTGGACAAACTATGCTGATGTATATCTATCCCAGAATTTGGAACTGCAATTGTTTCACATCTTAATTATATGACTGTTTCCTCCAAAAGATTTCCATTTGATTGCTTTTATTTCAGTTCAGCTCTGCATCCATTTGTTCTGACTTGAAATCTGTCTAGATAAAGAAGTTATTTTTAATAGTTCTTGAAATATTACAGGGGATGGAAAAACAGAAATGTGACAGTGGATGCATATGCAGTTATGCTTGATCGATTTGTTTAGCAGAATTCGCAAATGACTTGGCAATAGTTGCGAACATGGAAGTCACCATGCTGTCATAGGGAAGTTGGATTAATCTGCCTTGGGATACATGATATTAGTTGGATCaattagtttctttctttcttatccTAAATTTTCCTGTTAATTTATTACCTCCAGGCAATGAGGCAGTCAGAGTTATGATCAACGTATCGGTTTATCTGCTCTTGTAGGAGATGTGGCCTAACTTATGTATATGGACAATGCTTAGGAGGTAAATTCATGAAAGcctattatttattaatccAAACTTTCACATATAATCAGAAAGAACCCAGAAGGCTAaacttcttttgattttaGCTCCCCTATAATATGatctgttattttttatttgggaaaAAGCTTATTCTTCTACagaatttttttgagtttttctagTATATTAATACTTAAATCTGGATTTTTTATTCCTTATGTACTTTTTGCTGGTAACTTTGAAGAGAAGTacctttttcaaatttggacCATGAACTGTCTCCTAACCATTTTTCTCCCATTCTACCGCTCAGGACTTAATGTCCAAAACTCAGTTTTGTGAGTATTCTGACGGAGTGTATTGAGCAAGTACTATAACCTTCAGCTGCAACCCTCAAGGTAATATCAGCATCCGatttcaactctctctcttttgagGTCAGACATAAACTTCAATGGAGACAAGGCAACCGAAAGGTTGACTTATTACATTGGTGATGCTAGAGTTGATTAACTCCGGGAAAACTCTCGTTTGATATCTGGGACGTCAACTCCTGGTTATGAAAAGCCATATTTGGGTGTTGGGTTTGGGtgtcatgaatttttttttttctttcttcaatttgttctaattttgtatttattttaaccctctttttatttgttaattatgaaaagtCATATTTACCCTAAATTTTGGTTAAATCTAATAGAAAATTAGACGGTATGACCAATTTGCcgaataatatagagttgatggacTATTTaaacgaataatttaattgagggatCAAAATGTAAATTGATTAgaagtttgaggaccatttaagtaaatttatttatttatttatttttgtggtaAAAGAATACTATATTCTAGTTAGCATTGTATTATATATTCAATCACAATGACATAGATGATATGTTTACCATAATGTAATATATAACGCATGATGACTAAAATAGTAATAGTGCAATAACAGTTCAACAAGTTCAGCATATTTTCAGAGAAGTTTTTTTCGCAGTGGATGCttttaggggtgggcactcaaaccggcgaaccggaaatccgaaccaaaccgcaccgaaccaaaccggaaaaaaatcgagttgaccaaaaagtcaaaaaccggtcaaaaaccgaaccggaccggtttggaccggttccggatccggtttcatgtcttcaaaaaccgaaccgggccaaaccgaaccggtgaaactaaaaaaatatataatttcaatatatatatttatatttaatgctatatttttaatttcactaaaaaaaacataatatttatccaagttcaatgtcaaaatatctctattttctcactttaatatttatttttatatgaaattgaataatttgttaatttttaagtaaaaaaataatatttcagttgagaattgtattaaaaagtaatttaaaaaaataatttttataatccggttcaaaatcgaaccggaaccggaccgaaaccggttcaaaccgaaccggacagtttttgaaattttttttattaaaaccgaaccgaatcaaaccggatgaatagtattggatcggttctaatttgaggcaaaaaccggtccaaaccgaactgTGCCCACCCCTAGATGCTTTAGCTCAATTGAGACAGTTTACTACTTAACCAGACTATTTGGTTTTCAaatcttcctttttctctaaGTTACAAATTTGTTCTACGATCTTTGGAAAGTAGTGCTGTAGTGGACTAACCATGTGTCCACTTTTAGAAAATTGTACGGTTTCTGTTTTGGGGTCTGAAACTGAGGCCGAACTAAGTACAATTGGTTTAGTCCAAAATCACGAAGATAACCGAAtcaaataaaaccaatttaagATGGTTTGGGCTTAtgttcaattcttttttttttttttttttttttttgttttttatgaaaCAGTAGTAATTCAATTGAAGATACATGGCACAAATCCAGGATACAACAATAAGAACACAGCTCCGAAAGGAGGTTCTTGCAATACAGACTGTAACAACACCAACTAAGTACAAGTATTACAAGATagttagaaaataaatatacgaCTTGAAACCCAGCTAACAAGGAGTTACAAAGGACCCTAATTTTGCAGCAAATAGTGCTTAAAAAAGATCAAGATAGAGAACAAACTCTCAAACTTCATGGGACAAGAAACACCCCAAGAGTGGAGGGCATAACCGCTCAACTTCCACTAGGACATTCCAAATAATATCACAGCATCTCCTAATCCCCCTTGATCCCCAAGCACAATAAAAGTAGATCCATCAAATTCAGCAGCTCCACCTCCAGTACAGAGAGATCTAACACTAGATCTACCGCACAAGTAGCAGATCTAGCAAGATCAACCAATAACTAGCCCCAAAAGATTGGGAAACAAACCCTCAAGAAAAGGGAAGAAACAAACCCTTACAACAGCAAGGagcaaacaaaacccaacaaaagtTGGGAGGGAAAACCTCTCCACAACATAACGGGGGGGAGAGAGGCCCGGATTATTAACCGAAGGGGATGGTTCCAGGGGAGATCCCCTAGAACCAAGAAGAATTGCATATCTGGAGAAGAAACGAGACGGAGTATATTCAATTATCTTtccttttgcatttttttcaatattgttAGTCATTACAACctaaaaaattcacaacttgctacatatgtattttattttattttaatcattttctAGCATATAAAACCACCCTAAAACTTCACTTCCCAAAGGTCCATCAACTTCAAATTCATATCCATATATGGTTATTTCTAACTTGCTTGCCAATAGGATCTAGTCTAGTGGAAAAAGGGTCTTGAGTTGCATATAAGAGGTCTCAGGTGCGAATCCCCACGGCATCATAGTTGTGTCTGTGTGTGCCGTTGGCatgctttttaaaattttcaaatatgttatAGTTTTCTTCATATTTACTTGTAATGTGTTTTGTGAAGTATTAATTATTACATGTAGCGAATCAGTGATAAGTAAAcgattaataaaaaaataatcagaGTAATTTctgttctctttttctttcattggTAAACCAAGCATATGGGATAAACTAACGTCTCCAAGATGAAGAACATCCACATGagcaaattatttttgttgtatcAATCACATATGTAGAAGCTTCAATcaagaagaaagataaaatGACATCAAGCTATCTCgtcttttttggtttggtttgaacAAAAAGTTACCTCTGAGTTCAAACGTAGAAACTTTGTTGTCTGTGGAAGCATTTGTTGGTATTTTCATATTCTGAGATGGATGTTGTATCCTTCCATTAGTTctgttcctttcttttttatatgtcactgcccaagttttgaaagaaaagcGCAAGGCCACAATGAACCAAAAACAGTGAAGGGCAGGCCTCCAGTGGCTGAGAAGTTACCTCCCAAATGCACAAACATAATGTTTAAATATACAACATTACAATGAACAAGTTCATAATgataataaaaccaaaagtCTTAAAATTTGAACCGATTGGCCAATGGAGTCTAGTCGAGTGAAAAAGGGTCTTGACAAGTAGACCAGAGGTTTCATGTTTGAATTCCCACGGCATCATAATTGTGTGTGTATGAGAAACCCCCTTCTCttctagtttagactatcgcttgtacttcaaaaaaaaaaaattgaactcatTAAGGTGtggaaaaaaaagtttcagtTAAGAACAAtgagagtaaaaaataaatgcacCATTGagaattcaaccaaaaaaaaaaaaaggacaactATTAGTTTGTGGTTGGGCCACATTAATAGGCAATGAGTAGTTCCTCTATGGGCAAGGAAAATACTTCTCTTCTTACCAGGTAAATAGGAGCTCCTACAGTCTTGTAAATAATAGTGTGACATGTGTGCgtgtttctttttatgtttttaatgaattatttttgcatgtgTCAAATTGTGATTCATAGAAAGGAAGAGCATCTCTTTACCGGCCATCATTCCTGTGGGAATGTGAAATGTAGAATGTAGAATGATCCTATATGAATTCTAATTCCTCTGAAAATACCAGATAAAGAAATTTCTCAGCCATTGTGCACTTTTTGCACAGATCTTCATTCTCAAATCAGATTAAaaattttacaaagaaaaaaacatcatTCCTCAACTCTCACGTTAATGAATTATGTTAACACAGCAATTGTTACGCATCACAGTATACACATGGCAGCTTACGGGTTATGAATTCTTCTGCAGCTTATTGATTAGGAGACCTTGAGGGCTTTGCCTTATACAGCTTGTGgtgtctgtttttgattattCTGTTATTAGTTCTCTGTTTCTAGGGCTGTTATTAGtttatttctgttttgtgttgtttaattattctgTTTTTGTTAATATCATGCTTTAGGATTgtatttaggatttttttgttttgttaatatCATCTGtaagtttctgtttttggttAATATCATGTTTAATTTTCGGTTTTGTTGGGTTGAGGTGCTGTTTTTAGACTTTTTCTGTTCTTGGACCTTTTCTGTTCAGTATGCGACAGTGGTCTGGTTGTTATGCATGACATAAGTAAAATAAGGGTTCTCtattcttctttccttttctttttgatcaAATCCCATTTTTTATTGAATGAATCTGTTTCTTCAGCACGGTTCTactgttttattttccttataTATATCACAATAACTGCCCAAGTTCCTGATATTTTTCCATAAGCCACTGTTGaaatcaaaagatgaaattgttAATTGAGAACTGTGGTATTGTGGATTTCGTGAAAATTAGATTTCTAGTGTAAATGTTTGTGAGAAAGCCTGTTGCCagaaatgttggatttcatgcGAGAACTTAGGAAGGTACATCATCCATTACCATCAAAGTGTCTGCtctgtttttttcattttggtggTGGGTGGGAGTCTGTAAGTTTTTGTGCATGATCAAAAGCCTTGTTGACTGCAGGTTGTAACAGTGGGCATTGTGGAAGGGTCTGACCTTTCTAAGATAACAGAGCAGCTTGGGAAGACAGGTGTGTACTTTTTGCttatagaaaatataattCCAAATGTATTGGacaattaattttgcataTGATACATCAATTCATGCAGTTGTTGTTAGAGCTCAAGTTTAGATATTTACTTATTatgtatgcatatatatacctCTCAGaatcaatttgtttatattggATCTTGACAACCAAGGAGTTTGAAGGTTTCTGCTTtctgccaaaagaaaaaaaaatctaagctCAGCTATTCAAATTGTTTGGTTGCATGTATTGTTGGCCTTTAAATTGTCTTGGTGAATCATATGCTAAAGGCTGGGGCCTTGttccattttccttcaactCTTAGATATCCTTGAGTGTTAGTTCCTCAGGAATATTATGGACACATGCTTAGCATACAGTGTCCTCATTAAAGTGATGtgtttgaaattgattttgtGAAGTTAACACACTCATACACTGTCATGGATCCTTATGAATCCATTGTGTGAAGTTGATTTTCTTAAGCATCAAATGGGCAAAAGTATGCTCTGATGGAGTAACCATTATTTGTTTCTGATAGGATCCATGACAGTGTTgcattccttttccttttctcctgcatatttttatttgtttctttacttGGTAATTACTCCAAATTGAATGATTTTGCGTTTGGAATTCTGTAGAGCTTGAAGACATTTCTTGGAGAAGAGAAGCTGAAGATAAAACCATGCTCTGTTGTATGCTATGATTCTCAAGTTCCTTATTTGAAAGATACCTAAGGTGTCAAACACAGCATGTACGAAGAACCTGGAAACTTAATCAAATTGTTCTTGAGATTGATTTGCGATGATCTGTACACAATTCTGCAGGAATTTATCAATTTTACACTTCATTATATCGCAGACTTGGACATACCGATAAACCGCATTTCGCTCAAAGGGTTGAAGGGAGATAGTGCATCAAACTGTTCGCAAGGGCCAACTTGATCCGGAGGTTAATGGAGTGGAAGCCTTGTTAATTCTTAAGCTATTTATAGTTAACTTATACTTACATTGTCAATTGTAACTGTAGGGGTACATTTATAGAGTTCTGAAGTGGGATGCTTAATGTATCACCAACTGGGCGAAACTGTAGCCAAGAATAAAGGGATGAATTTGAAAGATATGACAAGGTTAGACACTTaaccaaaaaactaaaattgtgAGTGCATGTTCATTCGAAATGAtatggattttctttttcatttgtatATAACTTGAAAGATGATATTTGGTCTGCAGGTTCAGAACACACGCCCAAAAATGGTATCCGTCCTTCGTGAGAAGTTTGCTCACCTTAACCTGACATTTTCCATAGGAGGACAGATAAGCTTTGATGTAAGTAATAGTTGATATTCATTTATGCTTGATGATTACTGGACCAGTCCTTTATCTATCCATCTTAACTTTTGCTTGTCCTCTCCTTGAATAGTCTGGTAAAGGTCGTTGGGATGacatttgaaattgaaaatggaTGGTTTTCGATGCTTGTAACAGGTTTTCCCTCCAGGTTGGGACAAGACATACTGCTTGAGATACCTAGAGGACTTTCAAGAAATTCATTTCTTTGGTGACAAAACTTACAAGGTTAGTCCGTAATTTCGGGGCTCTCTACCCTCTTCTTAGTCACATGGTACCATTTCGGCAGCTTCCTTTATGTTATTTCATAAgttcttttttcatgttctCTGTTTTACATTTAGATTTCTGGCATGaaattttctgttttacaTTTAATACTTCCTTTATCTGGGCCCTAAATCTTGTGACTTTCATCTTCTGCAGGGAGGAAATGACCACGAAATTTATGAATCTGAACGAACCGTAGCTCATACAGGTAAGCTCTCATTTCAGGTCGAAGTTACTTAGGGCCGTCTTATCATTGATGAGCATTTCCAACATTTATCTGATGCTCTACACTTTTTGCAGTTATCAGCCCTGAAGATACAGCCAAGCAGTGCAAAGCCGTCTTCCTGAGCCCCCGATATCGTTCCAACTTTTCGGTTTTGTGTTATACGCCATTTTCAAACAAGAATAAGTTATATGCCATTTGTAATTCTGTATTTGAGAATAAATGTTAAGCAGAAATCTGAAATGTGTAGTATTATTATTAGACACAAACATATTGGTTCAGAAATTGCATTTTttgcattgtattttttgtacCACTGGTTCCCTATATATTTAAATCTATCTTGGAAAGGATTATTCACTTTTGCACTTTGCTTCTGCTAGACTTGCTCTATACTAAAGAAAGATGTGTGCAGTTGGATGGTTGGTGCAGCATAAGGTTATTAAACTAATCATCATCCTCATATCAAAGAGCTATAATTCAATTCTCTCCGATCCAACCacattcaaaattttaaattgcaCAATACCAATTAATCAACATACAAATAAGACTATAAATCAAGAGAAAATCCAAGATTTTCATTCTtacacactttttttttttttttttttttgcctaagGTAGGAAGGGGAGGGGGGAAATTTACACAGGATATCATGGGGGTTTGAATCCAAGACTACTTGAGCATACCAAAGGTCCAGAACCTATTCTAAACTTAACCCATTTGAGCTAACTCAAGTTCTTAATATTAGACATTTTTTAGCCTCCATGATTGTCTACTttggattaaaaaaagaaaaacaaatggtGCCAAGAATCATCTCATTATAAGTCAAGCAAATGcttcattttctgttaaaaataataaatttctatgacataggaaaatatttcaacaaaaaaaaaaaacaaagaaacagtCGCACAAAATGAAATGAACCATAAGAAAGAATgctcattaaaaaataaaaataaaaacttaaaaatggAAAGTGTTATAGTAATTGTGTCTTAAACTGGATGTAAGAAGAGCACTGAATCGTTGTTGAGACACTAAAAACGTTGTGTTTAGTTCCATCATAACAATCCACGGCTGCCGCTAACTGGCGGACCCAATTAAAGACAACTGTGGGTAGCTTCCCACACTTACCAAAAAACACTTCAGCCATATAATCCCACttcaattcataattttt
Proteins encoded in this window:
- the LOC18767196 gene encoding protein STABILIZED1, whose product is MVFIASPNHKTLTLNLNPNTTTLQALKFQIEQISNVPISHQRLFISQSLQLLTQRDSTLLADLGIKPYSTLTLHVPFFGGTLPHKNPKPRLDFLNSKPPEGYVAGLGRGASGFTTRSDIGPARSAPELPDRAIGQLEEAGEEKGYDENQQFDDFEGNDVGLLAPDAKLDEDDEKADAMWKAVDERMDSRRKDRREALLREEIEKYRASNPKITEQFASLKRNLHTLSAQEWESIPEIGDYSMRNKKRRFESFVPVLDTLLEKATQEKELVTAIDPTSTDLTAVRQGRDIVLSLKLDRISDSVLGLTVVDPKGYLTDLKSMSITSNTDVHDKNKARLLMTSLMKSNPKNPRVWISAARFEEVAGKMKAARKLIQEGCDECPKSEDVWLEACRLASPKDAKAVITKGVKFIPNSVNLWMEAAKLERDDLNKSRVLRKGLEHIPDSVRLWKAVVDLANEEDARSLLKRAVECCPLHIEFWLALTRLETYENAKKVLNKARENLSEEPAIWITAAKLEEANGNVSMVGKIIERGIRALQKTAVIIDREAWMKEAEAAERAGSIMTCQAIIRSAIGIGVEEEDRKRTWVSDAEDFMKKGSIETARAIYAHALTVFLTKKSIWRKAAQLEKSHGSRESLVALLRKAVTYCPQAENLWLFGAKEKWLSGDVPAARAILQEAYAAVPNSQEIWLAAFKLEFENHESERAKMLLAKARERGGNERVWMKSAIVERELGNIDEERKFLAEGLKRFPSFFKLWLMLGQLEERLDHLEKAKKAYHSGLKHCPNSLQLWLSLANLEEKMIGLSKARAVLTIARKKNPQNPELWLASVRAELRHGKKKESDILMAKALQECPNSGILWAAALEMVARPQRKAKSKDALEKCRHDPHVVAAVAKLLWHDRKLDKARNWLNMAVMFAPDIGDFWALYYKFELQHGTEENQKDVLNRCIAAGPKHGEKWQPISKAVENSHQPIEAILKKVVAAAENNKQ